In Bacteroidia bacterium, a genomic segment contains:
- a CDS encoding PorP/SprF family type IX secretion system membrane protein — translation MRILFTLFFLVITPWLRAQLLPFMTHHEANSFLVNPAIPVSHRIINPGTATFEYRQVAAMTYRDQWWAFGEYRPRTYTATYQRYLKPSDRGVDFWAGGYLFSDRVGTSNVSGLYTTFSAHRDLGTDQHLYAGLSLGLSQFSVRNALLTTTDPGDITLTGSDKTEFYLDPGIGVFYTNQAYFAGFSMPKIVGLTANGTRERLHHYYFLFGTTLARRVGPFRSVEPYLWLRMIRNAAAQMDMNVRMTFNSRIPFWVTFGVDNTVAIHGNVGIITPVQQGKADLRVGFGYDNRITLVNQLGGGLELTVAWLMH, via the coding sequence ATGAGAATACTATTTACACTTTTTTTTCTGGTTATTACACCATGGCTCAGGGCGCAATTGCTGCCCTTTATGACACACCATGAGGCCAATAGCTTTCTGGTCAATCCGGCCATTCCGGTTTCTCATAGGATTATCAACCCCGGAACTGCTACTTTTGAATACCGGCAGGTTGCGGCCATGACCTATCGCGACCAATGGTGGGCATTTGGTGAATATCGCCCCAGAACCTATACCGCTACTTATCAGCGATATCTTAAACCATCAGACAGGGGGGTAGATTTCTGGGCTGGAGGATATTTGTTTTCAGACAGAGTCGGTACCAGCAACGTATCAGGTTTGTACACAACATTCTCTGCACACAGAGATTTGGGCACAGATCAGCATTTGTACGCAGGATTGTCGCTGGGACTTTCGCAGTTTTCTGTTCGGAATGCGCTGTTGACCACAACAGATCCCGGCGATATTACCCTTACAGGAAGCGACAAAACCGAGTTTTATCTGGACCCGGGGATTGGCGTTTTTTATACCAATCAGGCCTATTTTGCCGGGTTTTCCATGCCCAAAATTGTAGGCCTTACTGCCAATGGTACCCGGGAAAGACTGCATCATTATTATTTCCTTTTTGGCACTACGCTTGCCCGCCGGGTGGGGCCTTTCCGTTCGGTAGAACCCTATTTATGGCTTCGAATGATCCGCAATGCCGCTGCGCAAATGGATATGAATGTGCGGATGACATTCAATTCGCGGATTCCTTTTTGGGTAACATTTGGGGTGGACAATACTGTCGCTATTCACGGAAACGTGGGCATCATTACACCTGTGCAACAGGGGAAAGCAGATCTTCGGGTAGGCTTTGGCTATGACAACCGGATAACCCTTGTCAATCAACTGGGAGGGGGACTGGAGCTTACCGTGGCATGGCTGATGCATTAG
- a CDS encoding ATP-binding cassette domain-containing protein has product MIQIDHISKRFGQQPVLENISMEIPTGAKLCVVGSSGAGKSVLSRLIMGLEKPDSGEIYIDGEAISSLSQKDWRRILDEFGVVFQGAALFDSLNVLENVGLKLFENREGTKNEIKDRVVQALAQVNLGTEILQKYPGQLSGGMRKRVGIARAIIHDPVYIVYDEPTTGLDPISADTIDELIERLAEKPGRTSIIITHDMATVRNIATQVAMIYRHQLLFEGSPAAFKDSSDPSIRAFLARG; this is encoded by the coding sequence GTGATACAAATCGACCATATATCCAAACGGTTTGGCCAGCAACCTGTGCTGGAAAATATCTCAATGGAAATTCCTACAGGGGCCAAACTCTGCGTAGTCGGCAGTAGCGGGGCGGGAAAATCAGTCCTCTCACGGTTGATTATGGGGCTGGAGAAACCCGATTCCGGAGAAATCTATATCGACGGAGAGGCAATCAGCAGTCTGAGTCAGAAGGACTGGCGGCGGATTCTGGACGAATTTGGGGTAGTTTTTCAGGGAGCAGCGCTATTTGACTCTCTCAATGTACTGGAAAATGTAGGGCTAAAACTCTTTGAAAATCGCGAAGGAACCAAAAACGAGATCAAAGACCGCGTAGTGCAGGCACTGGCGCAGGTAAATCTGGGCACTGAAATTTTACAGAAATACCCGGGGCAACTTTCGGGAGGCATGCGTAAAAGAGTGGGCATTGCAAGGGCCATTATTCACGACCCGGTGTACATCGTGTATGACGAACCCACTACGGGACTTGATCCGATCAGCGCTGATACCATTGACGAACTGATAGAAAGACTTGCAGAAAAACCGGGCAGAACGTCTATCATTATCACACACGACATGGCCACCGTCCGGAATATTGCGACCCAGGTAGCAATGATTTACCGGCATCAGTTGTTGTTTGAGGGAAGTCCCGCAGCTTTCAAAGATTCTTCGGATCCATCCATTCGTGCATTTCTGGCAAGAGGATAA
- a CDS encoding formimidoylglutamase, producing MDLSVFFQPVDPVLSEFQQTLHPDRWGRHIPVFTQSFPDWENADILLVGCLEERGALTKGLSDGADAVRKCLYELSLPAAEPRVADLGNLKPKETPEAYFEMLAYVLAEIVRKGKTVLIIGGSQEIAYGQFMAYEDMGRNIEYVHVDARFDVEDSDIMLNSRSYNHKIFLHKPNYLFSYTNLGYQSFFVSPEQRQLLKDLNFLAVRYGDINMKAEEAEPPIRTADMMSIDLSSVRLPEAPGALSASPGGFSAMEICRIARYAGLAYGLSTLSICDFSVKKDHSTQTAQLVAMMCWYFAEGYYNRWEDYPAEDRSNLRKYAVRLHASIEEILFYQHPTTDRWWMEVPYQHSLGKKKPQTRLIACSRADYEFARTDDIPERWWLAYNKLK from the coding sequence ATGGATCTATCTGTATTTTTTCAGCCGGTTGACCCGGTGCTTTCCGAATTTCAACAAACCCTCCATCCCGACAGATGGGGACGCCATATTCCGGTTTTCACCCAGAGTTTTCCCGACTGGGAAAATGCAGACATCCTGCTTGTGGGATGTCTGGAAGAGAGGGGGGCACTGACCAAAGGTCTGTCCGACGGAGCAGACGCCGTGCGAAAATGTCTGTACGAGCTCTCCCTCCCGGCAGCAGAGCCCCGGGTAGCTGACCTCGGCAATCTCAAACCCAAAGAAACGCCGGAAGCGTATTTCGAAATGCTGGCTTATGTGCTGGCAGAAATTGTACGTAAGGGGAAAACGGTACTGATTATTGGTGGGAGCCAGGAAATCGCTTACGGGCAATTTATGGCGTATGAAGATATGGGGAGAAATATTGAATATGTTCATGTGGACGCCAGGTTTGATGTCGAAGATTCTGACATAATGCTAAACAGCCGTTCGTACAACCACAAGATTTTCCTCCACAAGCCCAACTATCTTTTCAGTTATACCAACCTCGGCTATCAGAGTTTTTTTGTCTCACCCGAACAGCGCCAATTACTCAAAGACCTCAATTTTCTGGCGGTCAGATACGGCGATATCAATATGAAAGCGGAGGAGGCAGAGCCCCCGATCCGCACGGCAGATATGATGAGTATAGACCTCTCATCCGTTAGGCTTCCAGAGGCGCCCGGCGCACTTTCGGCTTCTCCCGGAGGATTTTCTGCGATGGAAATATGCAGAATCGCCCGCTATGCAGGCCTGGCTTATGGGCTGAGCACATTGAGCATTTGTGATTTTAGCGTAAAAAAAGACCATTCCACCCAGACAGCTCAACTCGTAGCGATGATGTGCTGGTACTTTGCGGAAGGCTACTACAACCGCTGGGAAGATTATCCCGCTGAGGACCGGTCCAACCTGCGGAAATATGCCGTAAGACTACATGCCAGTATAGAAGAAATCCTATTTTACCAGCACCCGACTACTGACCGCTGGTGGATGGAAGTGCCTTATCAGCATTCGCTGGGAAAGAAGAAACCGCAAACAAGGCTCATCGCCTGCTCACGCGCGGATTATGAATTTGCCCGCACAGATGACATTCCCGAACGCTGGTGGCTGGCCTACAATAAGCTGAAATAA
- a CDS encoding amidohydrolase family protein — protein MTTIKNLSLVLFSALLFFSCEEKSTIDFGGVVPEFVFTHVNVIPMDSERVMEDQSVVIGGGKILAVGDAGQISVPESAKVIDATGKYLMPGLAEMHAHIPVPREGQEDVVDETLFLYLSNGITTIRGMLGDPFHLELKARVAREEIVSPRIFTSGPSLNGNTVPDLKIADSTVRAQKLAGYDFMKLHPGIKREVFDKIVSTAKEVGMPYAGHVSIYVGIRHALESDYASVDHIDGYLEGLVPQSAGVKPEDNGFFGFNFTDLVDTSLIPELVDLTLSHNVAVVPTQGLLVRWTSTEKPEITIAEPEMKYMSPRTRDQWVQSKFGFQRLENYDSARVADFIAIRKKILKVLHEKGALIVLGSDAPQVFNVPGFSIQHELAAMLDAGLTPYECLVTGTLNPAKYFDREGEFGVVAKGSSADLILLDKNPLTDLSNMKNPSGVMYRGKWLPREEIQSKLDAIEAKYK, from the coding sequence ATGACAACGATCAAAAATCTTTCCCTCGTCTTATTCTCCGCACTGCTGTTTTTCTCCTGTGAGGAAAAAAGTACTATCGATTTTGGCGGTGTGGTACCTGAGTTTGTGTTTACTCATGTCAATGTCATCCCCATGGACAGCGAGCGGGTGATGGAAGATCAATCAGTTGTCATCGGTGGGGGGAAAATTCTGGCAGTGGGTGATGCCGGACAAATCTCTGTACCTGAATCTGCAAAGGTGATCGATGCTACCGGCAAGTATCTTATGCCCGGCCTTGCGGAAATGCATGCGCATATTCCCGTTCCACGGGAAGGGCAGGAAGATGTAGTCGATGAAACGCTTTTCCTGTACCTCTCCAACGGTATTACTACTATTCGGGGCATGCTGGGTGATCCTTTTCACCTTGAACTTAAGGCGCGTGTGGCAAGGGAAGAAATTGTCAGTCCGCGCATTTTTACCTCCGGTCCTTCACTCAACGGAAATACGGTCCCCGACCTGAAAATCGCAGACAGTACGGTTCGGGCGCAGAAGCTTGCCGGTTATGATTTTATGAAGCTGCACCCAGGTATCAAACGCGAAGTGTTTGACAAAATCGTCAGCACAGCCAAAGAAGTAGGAATGCCTTACGCCGGACACGTATCTATCTATGTCGGCATCCGCCACGCGTTGGAGTCAGACTACGCTTCGGTCGACCATATCGATGGATACCTCGAAGGGCTGGTTCCCCAAAGTGCAGGTGTAAAGCCGGAAGACAATGGTTTTTTTGGGTTTAATTTTACTGATCTTGTTGATACCTCCCTGATCCCCGAACTCGTTGACCTTACCCTCTCTCACAATGTCGCCGTTGTGCCTACACAAGGGTTGCTGGTGCGGTGGACTTCCACCGAAAAGCCCGAAATAACCATTGCCGAACCAGAAATGAAGTATATGTCGCCGCGCACCAGAGACCAGTGGGTACAGAGTAAATTTGGCTTCCAGCGTTTGGAAAACTACGATTCAGCCCGTGTGGCAGATTTTATCGCCATTCGCAAAAAAATTCTGAAGGTCCTCCACGAAAAGGGCGCACTGATTGTACTGGGATCCGACGCCCCGCAGGTATTTAATGTGCCCGGATTTTCCATTCAGCACGAGTTGGCGGCGATGCTGGATGCCGGACTTACGCCTTATGAATGCCTGGTTACGGGTACCCTCAATCCGGCAAAGTATTTTGATAGGGAAGGGGAATTTGGGGTCGTCGCAAAGGGAAGTTCGGCAGATCTTATCCTGCTTGACAAAAATCCCCTGACAGATTTGTCAAATATGAAAAATCCGTCAGGGGTGATGTATAGGGGAAAATGGCTTCCCCGGGAAGAAATTCAGTCGAAGCTGGATGCGATTGAAGCGAAGTATAAGTGA
- a CDS encoding SDR family oxidoreductase yields the protein MENKPATHCYYPGLKDKRIVIIGGTSGIGLAAGKAFMDSGAKVVAVGLENEYYEAAGEIYSGNGLQIAGDAVLAETAVLAVNLCVETFGGMDGLFHVAGGSGRKWGDGPIHQLTAEGWQKTLALNLTSVMYSNQAAVRFWLDHAVGGSILNVGSVLAASPSPAFFTTHAYAAAKAAITGLTLSLAAAYAPHNIRANVLAPGLVETPMSRRAAEDEDILKFIRTKQPLDGGRMGKPDDLVGMVCYAMSDLSRFTTGQVFSVDGGWLLSEGQIPPKHE from the coding sequence ATGGAAAATAAACCTGCTACTCACTGTTATTACCCGGGACTGAAGGATAAGCGGATCGTCATCATTGGCGGTACGAGTGGGATCGGACTTGCTGCCGGAAAAGCATTTATGGATAGTGGGGCAAAAGTAGTTGCTGTAGGGTTGGAGAATGAATATTACGAAGCAGCAGGGGAGATATATTCCGGAAACGGATTGCAAATAGCCGGCGATGCGGTTTTGGCTGAAACGGCCGTTCTGGCAGTGAATCTTTGCGTGGAAACATTTGGTGGAATGGACGGGTTGTTTCACGTTGCCGGAGGCAGTGGACGGAAATGGGGCGACGGCCCGATTCACCAGCTTACAGCCGAAGGCTGGCAAAAAACACTGGCGCTCAACCTTACCTCCGTCATGTACAGCAATCAGGCTGCGGTGAGGTTCTGGCTCGATCATGCCGTCGGCGGATCCATCCTGAATGTGGGCTCTGTACTGGCCGCTTCCCCTTCTCCTGCCTTTTTTACTACCCATGCCTATGCAGCAGCAAAAGCTGCCATTACCGGACTGACACTTTCCCTTGCAGCCGCCTATGCCCCCCACAATATCCGTGCAAACGTGCTGGCTCCCGGCCTGGTCGAAACGCCGATGTCGCGCCGGGCAGCTGAGGATGAAGATATTTTGAAGTTTATCCGCACCAAACAACCCCTTGATGGTGGCCGAATGGGCAAGCCAGACGATCTGGTTGGTATGGTTTGTTATGCCATGTCTGATCTTTCCCGCTTTACCACTGGCCAGGTCTTTTCCGTCGATGGCGGCTGGCTGCTGAGCGAAGGACAAATTCCCCCAAAACATGAATAA
- a CDS encoding ROK family protein, translated as MNKKTAIGIDLGGTRIKGVLIDEKGNLLSEKERLTLDHQSQPSSDVFTPWQEGVRQVVDDLKQSAAHTVDAIGLAAPGLPDKNHRCINFMPGRLQGLEGFVWADFLGEKKLPVINDAQAALWAETKLGAGKGVENVVLLTLGTGVGGGMLINGRYCEGFLQRAGHLGHFSMDAESEIQGISNMPGSLEDAIGESTIKRRTFGRFDTTVDLVNAYEAGDPLAAYFWLNSVRKLAIGIAGIANMISPECVILGGGITRAGNALFEPLSAFLDIFEWRPNNQAVQIVPAAFSDLAGATGAALYALSNA; from the coding sequence ATGAATAAAAAAACCGCGATAGGCATAGACCTTGGAGGCACCCGGATCAAAGGCGTGCTCATCGATGAAAAAGGAAACCTTTTATCTGAAAAGGAAAGACTTACGCTGGATCATCAATCACAGCCTTCATCTGATGTTTTTACTCCCTGGCAGGAAGGTGTCAGGCAAGTCGTAGACGACCTGAAACAATCTGCTGCTCACACGGTAGATGCGATCGGACTTGCCGCTCCGGGTTTACCCGACAAAAACCACCGGTGTATAAATTTTATGCCGGGGCGCTTGCAGGGCCTGGAAGGATTTGTATGGGCAGATTTCCTCGGTGAAAAAAAACTGCCAGTGATCAATGATGCGCAGGCAGCGTTATGGGCAGAAACAAAACTGGGTGCCGGAAAAGGCGTTGAAAATGTAGTTTTACTCACGCTAGGCACAGGGGTTGGGGGTGGAATGCTGATCAATGGTCGTTATTGTGAGGGTTTTCTTCAGCGGGCAGGGCATCTCGGGCATTTTAGTATGGACGCCGAAAGCGAGATTCAGGGAATCTCCAATATGCCGGGTAGCCTGGAAGATGCGATCGGCGAAAGTACCATCAAACGCCGTACATTCGGACGTTTTGACACAACGGTTGATCTGGTCAACGCTTATGAAGCGGGTGATCCCCTGGCAGCATATTTCTGGCTAAACTCCGTGCGAAAGCTGGCCATAGGCATTGCAGGGATCGCCAATATGATTTCTCCCGAATGTGTAATCCTCGGTGGTGGTATTACCCGGGCGGGCAACGCTTTGTTTGAGCCACTTTCCGCTTTTCTGGATATATTCGAATGGCGCCCCAATAATCAGGCTGTACAAATTGTCCCCGCCGCTTTCAGCGATCTCGCCGGTGCAACGGGGGCCGCTTTATATGCACTTTCAAACGCTTAA
- a CDS encoding SIS domain-containing protein: MAIDNSFPTTDPINDYLDKCGQILNRVREQKQLIETAAQWFSQSILAGRMVHVFGSGHSRIMVEEMWPRYGSFPGFNPIVELSLTFHNLVTGANGQRQAMFLENVPGLAGRILRNFDLSAQDTALVISSSGTNIVPVEIAEEFKNQNIRVVALITEEHSARSTSKRSDGKKLGDFADLILDTGAPAGDSMVRVQGLETPVSPGSTVGGAMMINAIKAETARLLTENGVPPKVLTATCLVGTEKATNLFESAYDEHAHRMARLFAEVGKKIS, translated from the coding sequence ATGGCTATAGACAATTCTTTCCCTACAACCGACCCCATCAATGACTATCTTGACAAATGTGGCCAAATCCTCAACCGGGTTCGCGAACAAAAACAATTGATCGAAACTGCTGCCCAATGGTTTTCCCAATCTATACTTGCCGGAAGAATGGTTCATGTATTTGGATCGGGTCATAGCCGGATCATGGTGGAGGAAATGTGGCCGCGTTATGGTTCTTTTCCCGGTTTTAATCCGATTGTTGAGTTGTCTCTTACTTTTCATAACCTTGTCACAGGCGCCAACGGGCAGCGACAGGCGATGTTTCTGGAAAATGTACCTGGACTTGCAGGGCGTATTCTTCGAAATTTTGATCTTTCGGCACAGGACACCGCCTTGGTGATTTCATCGAGCGGAACCAATATTGTTCCGGTTGAAATCGCAGAGGAATTTAAAAATCAGAATATCCGGGTTGTAGCGTTAATTACAGAGGAACATTCTGCCCGGTCAACCAGTAAGCGGAGTGATGGAAAAAAACTCGGAGATTTTGCAGATTTGATACTGGATACAGGGGCGCCTGCCGGTGATTCGATGGTTCGGGTGCAAGGACTTGAAACTCCCGTTTCTCCGGGATCAACGGTCGGAGGTGCGATGATGATCAACGCAATCAAAGCCGAAACCGCGCGATTGCTCACAGAAAATGGCGTACCTCCCAAAGTGCTGACCGCTACCTGTCTGGTAGGAACCGAAAAGGCCACAAATCTCTTTGAAAGCGCTTATGATGAACATGCCCACCGAATGGCCCGGCTTTTTGCGGAAGTAGGAAAAAAAATCAGCTAA
- a CDS encoding DUF1080 domain-containing protein has protein sequence MKNLTPFLLVLCVLFSCQPDKDDDSENTQTLLGEIQMNALTDTEKTAGWQLLFDGKTTDGWHSYLKDSVSGWTVKDGTLTTPGGNGDLVSDATFDNFELAIEWKVEPQGNSGIFFGVTEDPQYPTTYETGPEFQIIDDVNYPDPLDDTQKSGANYALQAPSELAAKPAGEFNTTTIIVNNGHVEHWLNGKNVVSYELWTPEWEAMVAETKFANMPGYGKDKKGHIALQDHGDGVSFRNIKIKTLTP, from the coding sequence ATGAAAAATCTCACCCCATTTTTACTGGTTCTATGTGTGTTGTTTTCCTGTCAGCCAGACAAGGACGATGATTCGGAGAATACACAAACACTATTGGGAGAAATTCAGATGAATGCGCTTACCGATACCGAAAAAACCGCCGGCTGGCAATTGCTTTTTGATGGAAAAACCACTGATGGCTGGCATTCTTACCTGAAAGACAGCGTCTCCGGCTGGACAGTGAAAGACGGAACGCTTACTACGCCGGGAGGAAATGGCGACCTGGTTTCTGATGCTACCTTTGACAATTTCGAGCTTGCGATCGAGTGGAAAGTCGAGCCTCAGGGCAATAGCGGGATATTTTTTGGTGTAACGGAAGATCCACAATACCCTACGACCTACGAAACAGGACCCGAGTTTCAGATCATCGACGATGTCAATTACCCCGATCCGCTGGATGACACCCAAAAATCAGGCGCCAATTATGCCCTTCAGGCTCCTTCCGAACTGGCAGCCAAACCCGCAGGAGAATTTAATACTACGACCATCATCGTCAATAATGGCCACGTCGAACACTGGTTAAATGGTAAGAATGTCGTTTCTTACGAGTTGTGGACGCCTGAATGGGAGGCCATGGTTGCAGAGACCAAATTTGCCAATATGCCTGGCTATGGAAAAGACAAAAAAGGTCATATCGCACTCCAGGATCACGGAGATGGTGTATCTTTCCGCAATATCAAGATAAAAACCCTAACCCCCTGA